In the Streptomyces sp. 840.1 genome, one interval contains:
- a CDS encoding IclR family transcriptional regulator: MTNSAAPEEPKYWVKSVARAADILEALAAPSQGNGLSVTEVGQVCSISKSAAFGMLQTLRAYGLVSDDGEGMNRRYRLGMSLARLGDRARSQVSLRGVAHPVLRELTRTTGMASRLAVPEDGHAVVVDQVELDQRVRLDLRMGQRELPHCTGLGKALLSAVPAAEAASIVERFGLPRRTSRTITDPATFMSHLRDIARVGYALDDEEDAEGIICIGAPVFDDRSVCAGAVSITGLKTGLPAWRYQELGGQVRDSARRISVSLGWVDDPETDTSDTAASDSDEIRS, encoded by the coding sequence ATGACGAACAGTGCTGCCCCTGAGGAACCGAAATACTGGGTCAAGAGCGTGGCCAGGGCAGCCGACATCCTCGAAGCTCTCGCCGCCCCCTCCCAGGGCAACGGCCTGAGCGTCACCGAGGTCGGCCAGGTCTGCTCCATCTCCAAGAGCGCCGCGTTCGGCATGCTCCAGACCCTGCGCGCCTACGGCCTCGTCTCGGACGACGGCGAGGGCATGAACCGCCGCTACCGGCTTGGCATGAGCCTGGCCAGGCTCGGGGACCGGGCCAGGTCCCAGGTCTCGCTGCGCGGGGTCGCCCACCCCGTCCTGCGCGAACTCACCCGCACCACCGGCATGGCCTCCAGGCTCGCCGTGCCCGAGGACGGCCACGCGGTCGTGGTCGACCAGGTCGAGCTCGACCAGCGCGTCCGGCTCGATCTGCGGATGGGCCAGCGCGAGCTGCCGCACTGCACGGGCCTGGGCAAGGCGCTGCTCTCGGCGGTGCCGGCGGCCGAGGCCGCCTCGATCGTCGAGCGGTTCGGGCTGCCCCGGCGCACGTCGCGCACGATCACCGACCCGGCGACCTTCATGTCCCACCTCCGCGACATCGCCAGGGTCGGCTACGCCCTGGACGACGAGGAGGACGCCGAGGGCATCATCTGCATCGGCGCCCCGGTCTTCGACGACCGTTCGGTGTGCGCCGGGGCCGTCTCCATCACCGGCCTCAAGACCGGCCTGCCGGCCTGGCGCTACCAGGAACTGGGCGGCCAGGTACGGGACTCGGCCCGCCGGATCAGCGTCTCGCTGGGCTGGGTGGACGACCCGGAGACCGACACTTCGGACACCGCTGCCTCAGATTCCGACGAAATCAGGTCTTGA